From the genome of Oryza glaberrima chromosome 1, OglaRS2, whole genome shotgun sequence:
GCGGCGACCGACCCTGGCCTCGCCCCATGCGTCGTACAGACGAAACCGCAGTCAGTGCCGCCACCAGCTGACCTGCCTGACCAACCAAGCCGGCGGCTATTCATGGCGGCACCAAAATaccacccgccgcccgcccacCGTACCCGCGCGCGCTGCCGTCGCGGTGCGATATATAGCAACCCCCACTTGAGCTAGAATTCCCAATCCATCCAAACCCAAAATCGGAGGTAGCTACAGCCGAATCCCGCAACAGTTGTGTGCAATTTCCTGCttgcttggttttcttttcccCCCACTCGGATCGATCTCGTTGTTGTGTGAGGTTTTTTGAGCTTTGGTCGATGGCGTCGATCGTGCTGCTGCTGTCGGAGCTGCTCGGCGGCGAGAGCACCAGCGTAATGGCGGCCGACTGGTACATGAGCGGACACAGCCTCCGGGAGTTCCGGCCCGTGgcggctgctccggcggcggcggcggcggcggtggccaagtgcgagcggccggcggccgaggcagcgggggagaagaagaaggaggagtcGTTCGAGGATCTCGCCGCCGTGTCCCGGATCGCGGTCGACGTGATGTGGCCTTAGAGCATCCGTCGCCGCcatctcgccggag
Proteins encoded in this window:
- the LOC127781138 gene encoding uncharacterized protein LOC127781138, with product MASIVLLLSELLGGESTSVMAADWYMSGHSLREFRPVAAAPAAAAAAVAKCERPAAEAAGEKKKEESFEDLAAVSRIAVDVMWP